One stretch of Columba livia isolate bColLiv1 breed racing homer chromosome 29, bColLiv1.pat.W.v2, whole genome shotgun sequence DNA includes these proteins:
- the CNPY2 gene encoding protein canopy homolog 2 — protein sequence MRGPIPSVLSLAVALGALLPAAAARRSQDLHCGACRALVDELEWEIAQVDPRKTIQMGSFRINPDGSQSVVEVPYARSEAHLTELLERVCEKMKEYGEKVDPATHRKSYVRVISHDGTKMDLSGVKIDGDVASSLKFACESIAEEYEDELIEFLSHEADNVKDRLCSKRTDLCDHALHIPHDEL from the exons ATGAGGGGCCCGATCCCGTCGGTGCTCAGCTTGGCCGTGGCCCTGGGAGCGTTGCTGCCCGCGGCCGCTGCCCGCCGGAGCCAGGACCTGCACTGCGGAG CGTGCCGGGCGCTGGTGGACGAGCTGGAGTGGGAGATCGCCCAGGTCGACCCCAGGAAAACCATCCAGATGGGCTCGTTCCGCATCAACCCCGACGGCAGCCAGTCGGTCGTGGAG GTGCCCTACGCCCGCTCGGAGGCTCATCTGACGGAGCTGCTGGAGCGGGTGTGCGAGAAGATGAAGGAATACGGGGAGAAAGTGGATCCGGCCACGCACCGCAAGAGCTACGTGCGGGTGATCTCCCACGACGGGACCAAGATGGACCTTTCTGGGGTCAAAATTGATGGCGACGTGGCCTCCAGCCTGAAGTTCGCG TGCGAGAGCATCGCCGAGGAGTACGAGGACGAGCTGATCGAGTTCCTGTCGCACGAGGCCGACAACGTCAAGGACCGGCTGTGCAGCAAGCGGACGG ACCTGTGCGACCACGCGCTCCACATCCCGCACGACGAGCTGTGA